The DNA segment GCAGCCAATACAATCGCTGCATTGCGGGCATGGTAACGGGGTGCCGGGTCTTGTTGTTTATAGGTGTTCTCGTGCTCTTCGTCCACGATGATCAGCCCCAGATTACTAAAGGGAAGAAACACCGAGGAACGCACTCCCAGAATGACCTGATATCCTTTCCGGTTGAGGAGGTTATTCCAGATTTCTACCCGCTCGTTGTCGGAAAATTTCGAATGGTAAATGCCCAGTTTATCGCCAAACACGCGCTTCAACCGGTCAGTCAGCTGCGTGGTGAGGGCGATCTCAGGCAATAGGTAAAGCACCTGTTTGCCCTGTTGCAGCTGGGCTTCGATGAGGTGAATATAGATTTCCGTCTTACCGCAGGAGGTAACTCCATGCAGCAGGACCGTGCTTTTATCGGTAAATTGTTGATTGATCTGGTTGAAAGCCTCTTGCTGCGCTTCGTTGAGGATAAAAGCATCGACGGTGTCGCGCTCGTAGCTGGCGAGACGACCGATTTCTTTTTGATAGATTTCGAAAATGCCTTTATCGGTCAATGCTTTTAATACTGAAGGTGTTGCATTGGCCTTTTCCAATAAATCTTTTCTCGATATCTCAATTGCCTGTTTTTCCTGAAGATAATGGGTAATGTCGAGGTAGTGAAGTAGCAGGTTTAGCTGCTTGGGCGCCCTGGAAAGTTCATCAAAAACGGGACGAAGACGTTCCTGGTCATCAGCCGGAATGGTCAGGCGCACAAAGTTCTCCGTTTTGGGGCGGAAGCTCTCTTTCAGCTCTTCGCTGATGATAATCGCCTCTTTGTCCAACAGCGATTTGAGGACAGGGGTGAGGTTGCGAATGCCGGTCTCCCGTTCCAGGTCGAGAATCGTCACCTTTTCCTCGGCAGGAAGTTTATCCAGTACTTGAATCTCTTTCTCGGTCAGGGTGAGCGATTCGGGCACGATGTCCGGATTGAGCATCAGTCTGGTCTCGCTCTCCAGTTTCAGTCCGGCAGGCAGGGCGGCTTTGTAAACGTCGCCCACAGCGCAAAGGTAGTAGGAGGCAATCCATTCCCAGAATTTCAGTTGAGGTTCGCGCAGGATCGGTTTTTCGTCCAGCAGGGAAACCACCTCTTTGGTCTCGTAATCCAGCGGAGCCTCGTTATGGATGCGCACGGTAATGGCGGTGTAGAATTTCCTTTTGCCAAACGGTACAATCAACCGGCAACCGGGTTGCACGGCATCGACAAATTCCTGCGGCAACGAGTACGAAAAGTACCTTGGCAGGGGCAAAGGGAGTATTACATCTACAAATCGTGGCGATAAATCCATAACTTCATTTAAATCCGGACAAAGGTACGAAAAATCAGTCGGCCACGGTATCAAACAAAAAAACGCGTAGCCGGAGAATATCCTCCTACTACGCGTCATTTATCTAAATGAAATTTACTTCAGGAAATAGGTCAGCGTGATGGACCAAAGTCCGTTTTTATAATCGACGTTGTTGAAGTTAACGCCATCAGTTGATACCTGTGCCACATTTTTAGCCAATCCGAAGCTGTAATTGGCTCCTGCCTGGATGTTGTTGAGGAGTTGTACTCCAAATCCGGCATTTGCTCCGACATCCAGTTTCTTGTAGTCAATATTGCTAAATTCATCATTGGTGAATTTTCCGGAAAACGCATAGCTCACGTAAGGACCCGCTGCCAGATATAGGGCAAGTATTTTCGGGCTGCCGAATTTGTACTTAAAGTTGACCGGAATATCGAGGTAAGAGACGCTCGCTTTGCCAAAGTCCTTGAAGGCAATCCCTTTCTGCGAATAGAGCGCCGACAGGTCAATGGACGCTCCGGTCAACGGAATGGGGAATTCGGCTGTAGGTCCTATGAGGAAGCCATTATAATTGTCTTCTTTACTTAAAATGGATGCATCGCTGGCCGCATCAGCAATGTTGCTTCCGGTGTTCAATCCGGCTTTAATCCCGAACCGGACCTGAGCATTACTCGATAAGGATAAGGCTGAAATGATAACCAGGACAGCCAATACAATTGATTTTTTCATAAACTGTGTACTTTGAGGGTTATTCTAACAGAATTGAAGATACAAAGTAAAAGGAATGTGCTGCATTTTCGGAAAATGATTAACCCAATTTTACTCATTCAATGGTTTGAATTTCTTTTGGATAAAGGTACAGGCAAAAGGGTTGAGAACTTTTTTTGGCAAATCAATTTCATTTTCACGAATTATTTATAGATTTGCAATACTGTATGCAAGCGGGGTGTAGCGCAGTTGGTAGCGTGCGTCGTTCGGGACGACGAGGTCGCAAGTTCGAATCTTGTCACCCCGACAGTAAGCCGGTTCTTTATGAACCGGCTTTTTGTTTTTCATCTCACCGGGATTTCTTCAAACAGATTCTTTCCAATCAATTATTTATATCGGGAAAAATATTACTTTTACCGTCACATGTGCGTTTCTAAAATCGCACGATCTGAAAACCTTAATTCTGTATAATGAAGATCTCATTTTCCCAGCAACAGTGGGCAAATCTGATTATCCATGGATTCGCCGCCGCCCATGTGCTTTCCACTGCTTTGTTCCGTACATTTAGTGCTGATCCGGGCTGGCTGTTGAGTATTCTCACCATCCTGATGATCGTCATGCTTACCCGTATCAATGATACTCCGCTTGATGTTACTGCTGCCATAGCTTTGATTAGTTGTCTGGCCGGATTTTATCTGGGAACGCTGGGAGCAGATGTTATGCTGGTGCTCCTACCTCATTCTGTAGTTCTCTCTCAGGTCATTACCACGTTGCTGGTTACAGAGATTCTGGGATGGCTTACCTTTCTAATAGTCAGAAAAAGCAAATCAAAATGAAAGAAGAACGTTCGGCAGCAAGTACAAAGTCTCGCACTACCTGGAAGGAGCTGGCTATTCTGGCCGGCGTGGTACTGCTTTTCCGGATATTGTATGTGGAAATAGTTTCCTATCTGCAGGCCGACTATCACTATAATATCGGCGATTTGCTCAACTCCATATTTAAAGAATACCCATTAACGCTGCTGATGGTGGGCGCTGATTTCCTGGCGGTCCAATATATCGGGAAACGCTACAGCTATGGAGAAAATACGGTGAAGCGGATCGTGATGACGCTGCTTGCCGTAGTCGTTCTCTCCTCGATGGCAACCCTGTTTCTTTGCGGATTACAGTTGAGGAAGAATTTCTCCGTGAATGACCTGTTTGTCAGCGGCTATGTGGGGGCTATTTTCTTTGTGGCATTGATGGTCAACGCGGTGATTATCGGAGTATGCGACATTATATTCTACTACAGGAAATCGCACAAAAAGGCATTGGACGCTGAGATTCAGAAGCGAAAAAAAGCCAGCTTCCAATACGACCAGCTCAAACGGCAGCTTAATCCGCATTTCCTCTTTAACAGCCTCAATGTCCTGGATTATCTGGTGCAGACTGATGCCCAGCGCGCCAGCAACTTTGTCAAAAAGCTAGCCGGGGTGTATCGTTATTTGCTGAACAAAGAGGCTGATCCTGTCGTTTCTGTACAAGAGGAAATTGACTTTGCCACGATGTATGCCGATTTGCTGAAAGAGCGTTTCGATACCGGATTGCAGATCAGTTTTGAGATTGATCACTGGGCGCTCGACAGCCTGATTATTCCCTGTAGCATTCAGATTGCCATTGAAAACGCCACCAAACACAACATCGTAAGCAGTGACAAGCCTCTGAAAATCCGGATCTATACCACGGAAGATTTTATTTGCATAAGCAATAACATCCAGCTCCGGATTTCGGAAGTTACCTCTAACGGCGTTGGGTTGAAAAGCATTAAAGGCCAGTACGATACCATTTTCAAGAAGCCCATTGTCATTGTCAAAAACGAAGATATTTTTGAAGTAAAATTACCATTGATCGCCAGCGAATCGTAAACCATAGACCATGAACATATTAATTATCGAAGACGAAAAACCGGCTCAAATCCAGCTTGAAAGACTGCTGAACACTCATTTCCCTGAAATGGAGATTGTCAACCGGCTTGATTCTGTGACTTCATCTGTAGAGTGGTTGAAGAACAACTCCGTGGATATCATTTTTATGGATGTGGAGCTTTCTGATGGTCAGTGCTTCGAGATCTTCAAACAGGTGAAGGTCAATGCGCCGGTGATCATCACCACGGCTTATAACGAATACGCGATAAAGGCATTTAAGGTAAACAGTATCGACTACCTGCTCAAACCTATCGACCAAAACGAGCTGATCGAAGCGGTCAACAAAGCCAAAAAGGCAACTCTGAAACCGGCGCTCGATTTGAGTCTTCTGGAAAATCTGCTTCAGGGAAAA comes from the Parabacteroides sp. FAFU027 genome and includes:
- a CDS encoding LytR/AlgR family response regulator transcription factor, whose product is MNILIIEDEKPAQIQLERLLNTHFPEMEIVNRLDSVTSSVEWLKNNSVDIIFMDVELSDGQCFEIFKQVKVNAPVIITTAYNEYAIKAFKVNSIDYLLKPIDQNELIEAVNKAKKATLKPALDLSLLENLLQGKATKEYKQRFTIKLGDKILLINASEVAYFQSEEKATFIVTHEGKRYIADFTLDAIEPLLNPKDFFRMTRGVIANIQSVKSVSKYFNSRLKVTLNPPTSEQILVSRVKIPLFLSWLEGEL
- the priA gene encoding primosomal protein N' — translated: MDLSPRFVDVILPLPLPRYFSYSLPQEFVDAVQPGCRLIVPFGKRKFYTAITVRIHNEAPLDYETKEVVSLLDEKPILREPQLKFWEWIASYYLCAVGDVYKAALPAGLKLESETRLMLNPDIVPESLTLTEKEIQVLDKLPAEEKVTILDLERETGIRNLTPVLKSLLDKEAIIISEELKESFRPKTENFVRLTIPADDQERLRPVFDELSRAPKQLNLLLHYLDITHYLQEKQAIEISRKDLLEKANATPSVLKALTDKGIFEIYQKEIGRLASYERDTVDAFILNEAQQEAFNQINQQFTDKSTVLLHGVTSCGKTEIYIHLIEAQLQQGKQVLYLLPEIALTTQLTDRLKRVFGDKLGIYHSKFSDNERVEIWNNLLNRKGYQVILGVRSSVFLPFSNLGLIIVDEEHENTYKQQDPAPRYHARNAAIVLAAMHGAKTLLGTATPSIETYFNAQTGKYGLVELFQRYEGLQLPAIEAVDTKDLRRKKLMKSTFSPTLIDKINEALERNEQVILFQNRRGFAPMVECQLCAWVPKCKHCDVSLTYHKRLNQLTCHYCGYTYQIPRSCPACGHHSLEMRGFGTEKIEDEIRELFPQAGVGRMDFDTTRSRKAYEQIIRDFETRKTHILIGTQMISKGLDFDNVSVVGILSADTMMNFPDFRSHERAYQLMTQVSGRAGRKNKRGLVILQSSEPGHPVIRQVIDGNYRAMYETQLAERHLFRYPPFFRLIYIYLKHKNETLLSEMASEMGERLRAVFGPRVLGPDSPPVARIQTFYIRKIILKIENQANLQRVKDHLQHIRTEMTSDERFKSLMVYYDVDPM
- a CDS encoding sensor histidine kinase, which encodes MKEERSAASTKSRTTWKELAILAGVVLLFRILYVEIVSYLQADYHYNIGDLLNSIFKEYPLTLLMVGADFLAVQYIGKRYSYGENTVKRIVMTLLAVVVLSSMATLFLCGLQLRKNFSVNDLFVSGYVGAIFFVALMVNAVIIGVCDIIFYYRKSHKKALDAEIQKRKKASFQYDQLKRQLNPHFLFNSLNVLDYLVQTDAQRASNFVKKLAGVYRYLLNKEADPVVSVQEEIDFATMYADLLKERFDTGLQISFEIDHWALDSLIIPCSIQIAIENATKHNIVSSDKPLKIRIYTTEDFICISNNIQLRISEVTSNGVGLKSIKGQYDTIFKKPIVIVKNEDIFEVKLPLIASES
- a CDS encoding porin family protein — encoded protein: MKKSIVLAVLVIISALSLSSNAQVRFGIKAGLNTGSNIADAASDASILSKEDNYNGFLIGPTAEFPIPLTGASIDLSALYSQKGIAFKDFGKASVSYLDIPVNFKYKFGSPKILALYLAAGPYVSYAFSGKFTNDEFSNIDYKKLDVGANAGFGVQLLNNIQAGANYSFGLAKNVAQVSTDGVNFNNVDYKNGLWSITLTYFLK